GTAAGACGCATATAATAGTCTGATGAACAAGCAGTGCCATCTTCATCCAAACCAAGAATACCGGAACCGGCAGGGATCATAGATGCATTCTCTGCTGTTTTCGCAATTTGGTTTCCTTCGTTATATTCATCAAACATTGAAATATAAATACCTTGTGAGCCTGCTCTTGTCATATTATAAAATTGACGCCACATGAAATCTCCGTGAGCACGCTGTTTGTCTTGTAATGTACCGGGTAATACGCAAGGTTGATAATCTATCCCATTGGCTTTACAGAAGGCTACATCCGGAACATTTGTTTGAGTATAGAAATTATCGGAATCAATTGGCTTGCTCATACGACCCACCATCCATGGAGACAACATGTTAAATGCTTTGTATACATTGATAAAGCCGGCCTTTGAATCGCTATTCTGATCACGCCAGTGTGTGGGAACACCCCCTATTACATAACAACCCTGGTCTTTAAACCATTGAATAACATCCAAACAAACATCCGGGGTCCAGGGGTGATTATCATCATTGAATCCGAAGCCCCAGATACAAACAACCGGTTTGCCGTTTTGCATAGCATAGGCTGATGATGACGTATATTGTTTCATTTTGTTTGTCCAATCGGCTTTAATTTCTGTTTGCATGTTTGTCCACTGCGTTAC
The Ferruginibacter albus DNA segment above includes these coding regions:
- a CDS encoding glycoside hydrolase family 71/99-like protein; the encoded protein is MKKLALNFLYVLTAAILASSCAKDIDLGRYKPSGGGDDTTVTTPWPSPAGDVVGKITVGYQGWFACDGDGGPSDTKWWHWAGNWGQAPSLTNTAIISWPDVRDYTNTYATAYPNLGSGDPAKLFSDYDAQTVDVQFSWMQQYDLDVAALQRFNPNGIEGPVRDAVTAKVKTSAEKYGRKFYIMYDVTQWTNMQTEIKADWTNKMKQYTSSSAYAMQNGKPVVCIWGFGFNDDNHPWTPDVCLDVIQWFKDQGCYVIGGVPTHWRDQNSDSKAGFINVYKAFNMLSPWMVGRMSKPIDSDNFYTQTNVPDVAFCKANGIDYQPCVLPGTLQDKQRAHGDFMWRQFYNMTRAGSQGIYISMFDEYNEGNQIAKTAENASMIPAGSGILGLDEDGTACSSDYYMRLTQDGRKMFLGTIGLTATRPTKPMP